A genomic segment from Frateuria edaphi encodes:
- a CDS encoding penicillin acylase family protein, producing the protein MPATISSTPVRPTLHHALRALPLATLLALGLIGTAHADSGEQTRWKQEAQAVTITRDDWGIAHVHGKTDADAVFGMVYAQAEDDFNRVETNYLNSMGRLAEAEGEKAIWSDLRQKLFIDPVELKKLYAQSPDWLKQLMNAWADGLNYYLATHPDAHPRVITHYEPWMALSFTEGSIGGDIERVSLEQLQAFYGKPDDAPAPVAMTQAHPSWVEPTGSNGIAIAPKLTADDHALLLINPHTSFFFRSELQMASDAGLDAYGAVTWGQFFVYQGFNHHIGWMHTSTGADVVDEFAETIVRKDGKRYYRYGKELRPVTEREITVPYRAADGSMAKRSFTAYFTHHGPIVREAGGKWIAMALMNRPIPALEQSWLRTKAHDYASYMKVAELKANSSNNTLFADDKGEIAYLHPQFIPRRDDRFDYTKPVDGSNPATDWHGLTPLDQAPRVVNPANGWAYNTNNWPYSAAGKDSPKKDDFPRYMDTFGENPRGLHAIRVLSGKDDFTRASLITAAFDSYLPAFARQIPILVADYDALPASDPLKKKLAGPIALLRHWDYRWGIASMPTSLAVLWGDTLWDEVSKADTAEGLSIYDAMAEKAGSKARLGALVEAVDRLEKDFGHWGVPWGEINRFQRINGDLVQPFDDSKPSIPVPFTSSRWGSLASFGAHRWPGTKRYYGTSGNSFVAVVEFGPKVSARAITAGGESGHPESPHFNDEAERYTTGNLREVYYWPEQLKGHTEQVYHPGEGKNVL; encoded by the coding sequence ATGCCTGCCACCATTTCGTCCACGCCGGTCCGCCCGACGCTCCATCACGCGCTGCGCGCCCTGCCGCTGGCCACGTTGCTTGCGCTTGGCCTGATCGGCACCGCGCATGCCGATTCGGGTGAGCAGACACGCTGGAAACAGGAAGCCCAGGCCGTGACGATCACCCGCGACGACTGGGGTATCGCCCACGTACACGGCAAGACCGACGCCGATGCCGTGTTCGGCATGGTCTACGCGCAGGCCGAGGACGACTTCAACCGCGTCGAGACCAATTACCTCAACTCCATGGGGCGACTGGCCGAGGCCGAAGGCGAAAAGGCGATCTGGTCGGACTTGCGCCAGAAGCTCTTCATCGACCCGGTCGAGCTGAAGAAGCTCTACGCGCAAAGTCCCGATTGGCTCAAGCAGCTGATGAACGCGTGGGCCGACGGCCTCAACTATTACCTGGCCACCCATCCGGACGCGCACCCGCGGGTGATCACCCACTACGAACCGTGGATGGCGCTGAGTTTCACCGAGGGCAGCATCGGCGGTGACATCGAGCGGGTTTCCCTCGAGCAACTGCAGGCGTTCTACGGGAAGCCCGACGATGCGCCGGCACCGGTGGCCATGACCCAGGCGCATCCGAGCTGGGTCGAACCGACCGGCTCCAACGGCATTGCCATCGCCCCGAAGCTCACCGCCGACGATCACGCGCTGCTGCTGATCAATCCGCACACCTCGTTCTTCTTCCGCTCCGAATTGCAGATGGCTTCCGATGCGGGACTGGACGCCTATGGCGCGGTGACCTGGGGCCAATTCTTCGTCTACCAGGGCTTCAACCACCACATCGGCTGGATGCACACCTCCACCGGCGCCGACGTGGTGGACGAGTTCGCCGAAACCATCGTGCGCAAGGACGGCAAGCGGTATTACCGCTACGGCAAGGAACTCCGTCCCGTCACCGAGCGCGAGATCACCGTGCCCTACCGCGCCGCGGACGGCTCGATGGCCAAACGCAGCTTCACCGCATACTTCACCCATCACGGCCCGATCGTGCGCGAGGCGGGCGGCAAATGGATCGCCATGGCGCTGATGAACCGGCCGATTCCCGCGCTGGAGCAGAGCTGGTTGCGCACCAAGGCGCACGACTACGCCAGCTACATGAAGGTGGCCGAGCTCAAGGCCAACTCGTCCAACAACACGCTGTTCGCCGACGACAAGGGCGAGATCGCCTATCTGCACCCGCAGTTCATTCCCCGGCGCGACGACCGTTTCGACTACACCAAGCCTGTCGACGGCTCCAACCCGGCCACCGACTGGCACGGCCTCACGCCGCTGGACCAGGCGCCGCGCGTGGTCAACCCGGCCAACGGCTGGGCCTACAACACCAACAACTGGCCCTACTCCGCCGCCGGCAAGGACAGCCCGAAGAAGGACGACTTCCCGCGGTACATGGACACCTTCGGCGAGAACCCGCGAGGCCTGCACGCCATCCGGGTGCTTTCCGGGAAGGACGACTTCACTCGCGCCTCGCTGATCACGGCCGCGTTCGACTCCTACCTGCCGGCGTTCGCGCGGCAGATCCCGATCCTGGTCGCCGACTACGACGCACTGCCGGCGAGCGATCCGCTGAAGAAGAAGCTGGCAGGCCCGATCGCCCTGCTGCGCCACTGGGACTATCGCTGGGGCATTGCCTCGATGCCGACCTCGCTGGCGGTGTTATGGGGCGACACGTTGTGGGATGAAGTGAGCAAGGCCGACACCGCCGAGGGGCTGTCGATCTACGATGCCATGGCCGAGAAGGCCGGCTCGAAGGCGCGCCTTGGCGCGCTGGTGGAGGCGGTCGACCGGCTGGAAAAAGACTTCGGCCACTGGGGCGTTCCCTGGGGCGAGATCAACCGTTTCCAGCGCATCAACGGCGACCTCGTGCAGCCATTCGACGACAGCAAGCCGAGCATTCCGGTGCCCTTCACCTCCTCGCGCTGGGGTTCGCTGGCCTCCTTCGGCGCGCACCGCTGGCCTGGCACCAAGCGCTACTACGGCACCAGCGGCAACAGCTTCGTGGCCGTGGTGGAGTTCGGCCCCAAGGTCAGCGCACGGGCGATCACCGCCGGCGGCGAGAGCGGGCATCCCGAGTCGCCGCACTTCAACGATGAGGCCGAGCGCTACACCACCGGCAACCTGCGCGAGGTGTACTACTGGCCCGAGCAGCTCAAAGGCCATACCGAGCAGGTCTACCACCCGGGCGAGGGCAAGAACGTCCTCTGA
- a CDS encoding DsbA family oxidoreductase: MTAPTPLRIDFVSDVSCPWCAVGLASLEQALQRLDGTVQADIHLQPFELNPQLPAEGEDATEHLMRKYGIDMTQVESNRAVIRERAAAVGFAFNMGVGSRVHNTFDAHRLLHWAELQGHHLALKKALLRAYFTDGEDVASHEVLVRLAGEAGLNRDEARGILESGAYADEVRAQERFFQQRGIRSVPATIVNGTHLIPGGQPPEVFEQALREIAASANR, from the coding sequence ATGACCGCTCCCACCCCGCTCCGCATCGACTTCGTCTCGGACGTTTCCTGCCCCTGGTGCGCCGTCGGCCTCGCGTCGCTCGAGCAGGCCCTCCAGCGCCTGGACGGCACGGTGCAGGCGGACATCCACCTGCAGCCGTTCGAACTCAACCCGCAGTTGCCGGCGGAGGGCGAAGATGCCACCGAGCATCTGATGCGCAAGTACGGCATCGACATGACGCAGGTGGAATCCAACCGGGCGGTGATCCGCGAGCGGGCGGCGGCGGTGGGTTTCGCGTTCAACATGGGCGTGGGCAGCCGCGTCCACAACACCTTCGATGCCCATCGCCTGTTGCACTGGGCCGAGCTGCAAGGCCACCACCTGGCGCTCAAGAAGGCACTGCTGCGCGCCTACTTCACCGACGGCGAGGACGTCGCATCGCACGAGGTGCTGGTGCGCCTGGCCGGCGAGGCGGGTCTGAATCGCGACGAGGCCCGCGGCATCCTGGAAAGCGGCGCCTATGCCGACGAGGTGCGTGCGCAGGAGCGCTTCTTCCAGCAGCGCGGCATCCGCTCGGTACCGGCCACGATCGTCAACGGCACGCACCTGATCCCTGGCGGGCAGCCGCCGGAGGTGTTCGAACAGGCGTTGCGCGAAATCGCTGCGTCCGCGAACCGCTGA
- a CDS encoding N-acetylmuramoyl-L-alanine amidase — translation MAHWVPSPNYDQRRPVAIVIHFTDQGSVQESLHTLRTANSGGPVSAHYLIGSDGGIYQLVADDKRAWQAGPGRWGTITDLNSASIGIELDNNGHSPFAPAQIDSLLRLLADLTTRLHIPPTQIIGHEDLAPGRKDDPGPLFPWQRLAEAGFGLWPQGPLIDPPPGFDPWMALALVGYPLDDRPAAVRSFHHHFRGMDGDTLDAQDLRVLYALSCQLTGTKERVPVSAR, via the coding sequence ATGGCGCACTGGGTGCCCTCGCCCAACTACGACCAGCGCCGACCGGTGGCGATCGTCATCCACTTCACCGACCAGGGTTCGGTGCAGGAGAGCCTGCACACCTTGCGCACGGCCAACAGCGGCGGGCCGGTAAGCGCGCACTACCTGATCGGCAGCGATGGCGGGATCTACCAGCTGGTCGCCGACGACAAGCGCGCCTGGCAGGCCGGACCGGGGCGCTGGGGCACCATCACCGACCTCAACTCGGCCTCGATCGGCATCGAACTGGACAACAACGGGCATTCGCCCTTCGCCCCGGCGCAGATCGACAGCCTGCTGCGCCTGCTGGCCGACCTCACCACGCGCTTGCACATCCCGCCCACGCAGATCATCGGTCACGAAGACCTCGCGCCTGGCCGCAAGGACGACCCCGGCCCGCTGTTTCCCTGGCAGCGCCTGGCCGAGGCGGGCTTCGGCCTGTGGCCGCAAGGGCCGCTGATCGACCCGCCGCCTGGCTTCGATCCGTGGATGGCGCTGGCACTGGTGGGCTATCCGCTGGACGATCGTCCGGCGGCGGTGCGCTCGTTCCACCATCATTTCCGGGGCATGGACGGCGATACGCTGGATGCGCAGGACCTGCGCGTGCTTTACGCGCTGTCGTGCCAACTCACCGGGACAAAGGAACGGGTGCCGGTCTCGGCCCGCTAG
- a CDS encoding esterase family protein — protein MRLHPSSLLGPLVALLLAACSAGGDITRPIPTRWVPAAQPPHRLVVMLPGRGDDLQSLGKRGIAQTIHEQWPDADVILTGLTMPFYREGRAAERLHEEVLLPARVRHYDQVWLAGISLGGLGALMYDRAYPGEIDGMLLISPYLGDKPLYREIRAAGGLDRWQPGPPQRFTAQTYQRELWRYIQSWSGDPGRAGSIWVAYGDKERFRDRIGLLAAQLPPGHAFELPGHHNWTLWSPAATTLLEHARLDRTRVNPARAEPARTEPARTETAVPKPAHAKAHIGN, from the coding sequence ATGCGCCTGCATCCGTCGTCCCTGTTGGGTCCCCTGGTCGCCCTGTTGCTGGCCGCCTGCAGCGCGGGCGGGGACATCACCCGTCCGATTCCGACCCGATGGGTACCTGCTGCGCAACCGCCGCACCGGCTGGTCGTGATGCTGCCCGGACGCGGCGACGACCTCCAGTCGCTGGGCAAGCGCGGCATCGCGCAGACGATCCATGAGCAGTGGCCCGACGCCGACGTCATCCTGACCGGCCTCACCATGCCCTTCTATCGCGAGGGGCGCGCGGCCGAGCGCCTGCATGAGGAGGTCCTTCTCCCGGCCCGCGTGCGGCACTACGACCAGGTCTGGCTGGCTGGCATCTCGCTCGGCGGGCTGGGCGCGCTGATGTACGACCGGGCGTATCCGGGCGAGATCGACGGCATGCTGTTGATCTCGCCCTACCTCGGCGACAAGCCGCTCTATCGCGAGATCCGCGCCGCGGGCGGTCTGGATCGCTGGCAACCGGGACCACCGCAGCGATTCACGGCGCAAACCTACCAGCGCGAACTGTGGCGCTACATCCAGAGCTGGTCCGGCGATCCCGGGCGGGCCGGATCGATATGGGTGGCCTACGGCGACAAGGAACGCTTTCGCGACCGCATCGGCCTGCTGGCCGCGCAGCTGCCGCCGGGCCACGCCTTCGAGCTGCCGGGACACCACAACTGGACCTTGTGGTCTCCGGCGGCGACCACACTGCTGGAACATGCGCGACTGGACCGGACCCGAGTGAACCCGGCCCGGGCAGAACCGGCCCGCACGGAACCGGCCCGCACGGAAACTGCCGTGCCGAAACCGGCTCACGCCAAAGCGCACATCGGAAACTAG
- a CDS encoding VOC family protein, producing the protein MQVQPYLFFDGRCEEAVAFYRDSLGAQVIALMHYADAPPGDAGCPGGQMPPADKVMHAALQIGQTVVMASDGFANGRPEFKGVSLSIAADDDAQARKLFDALAAGGQVQQPLGPSFFASSFGMVVDRFGVSWMVVAGVQG; encoded by the coding sequence ATGCAAGTCCAGCCCTACCTGTTTTTCGATGGCCGCTGCGAAGAAGCCGTGGCGTTCTACCGCGATTCGCTCGGCGCGCAGGTGATCGCGCTGATGCACTACGCAGACGCGCCGCCGGGCGACGCTGGCTGCCCCGGCGGCCAGATGCCGCCCGCGGACAAGGTGATGCACGCCGCGCTGCAGATCGGCCAGACCGTGGTCATGGCCTCGGACGGTTTCGCCAACGGACGCCCGGAGTTCAAGGGTGTGTCGCTTTCCATCGCCGCCGACGACGACGCGCAGGCGCGCAAGCTGTTCGACGCGCTGGCCGCCGGCGGCCAGGTGCAGCAGCCACTGGGCCCCAGCTTCTTCGCCTCCAGCTTCGGCATGGTGGTCGACCGGTTCGGCGTGTCCTGGATGGTGGTGGCCGGCGTGCAGGGTTGA